TTTGCTATTCTGGGAATACTGAGAGAAGGAAGTGAAAGCTTGCTTTTCTGCTCTggcttattttcatatttaaaattcagaattaGAAGtccctacattaaaaaaatctactgcaaaaatgtgtgtgtgccgggcggtggtggcgcacgcctttaatcccagcactcgggaggcagaggcaggcggatctctgtgaattcgaggccagcctggtctccagagtgagtaccaggataggctccaaagctacacagaaaaaccctgtcttaaaaaaaaaaaaaaaataggtgtgtgtatgtgtttgcgtgtgcatgtgtgtgtgaatgcatgtccTCTCTTATGCACTGGTGCCCATGTCCATGCATggtgtatggaggccagaagaggacatctatCCTTCTCTACACTCTTTGCTTTATTCcgctgagacagggcctctcacagaacctggagctTGGCTGGTAGCCAGAATCCCGAGATCTGACCCCTGCcctcagtgctggagttacaggtacatGTATTACACTAGCTTTTTACTTTTATAGGTTTTGGGGatttgaatttgggtcctcatgcttgcacaacaaccgttcttatccactgaaccacCTTGCCAGCCCAACAGGAATTTTTGTTTAGTTCTGTTGGGGAGACAGGGTCTGACTGTGTAATCCGGCTAGCCTGCTTTCCATGTTTCAGCTGGCCCTAAACTCCCAGAGCTCCATTTGCTTTTCTCTCCTGAGCGCTAAGATTAAAGGAATGGCATCATGCGCCACCATACCCAACTCCAATAGTCTATCTTAAAGCTTCACAGGAAACAGCTTGAGGACAGGGACTTCATCTTTTTCAACACTGTCACCTCAGGGCAGAAAACAGCACTGGTGCAGTGTAGAGAGGCCATCCATAATGTTTATTGTCAAATAAATGAAGGATGAGCAAGGTCAGCTGGTTTGTAGTCAGCTTTGTTGTTGGACTATCTTTGGATCacaagctcccaaataacaccatggagacttattattaattatgaaagcttggccattagcttaggcttatccactagctcttataacttaaattaacctgctttagATTTACCTTCTGCCACGTGGCTCAGTCACCTCTACTCTATACCGTATATCTGACCTCTTTGGTGTCTCCCTGGCATCTCCATGTGCCCagactccttttcctcttcctctctctccccggAAGTCCCGCTtaccctctcctgcctagctattggccattcagctctttagtaaTTAatagaaggtgccttggcaaagacacctCTTCACAATGTACACAAATGTTCCACACTTGCTATACAAATAAAAGAATCAGTGCTCAGGGGAGGTGTGTTTTTCATCCTTCTATTTGACACACACTGCTGGAACACCTTATGCATGCCTTAGATGACAGTAAACAATGGGACAGAATAATCAACAAGACACTGCCCTCTGAGTTTAGTCTACAGGAGAAGTCAGATAATTAACCAAGTTCCATACCGACTCTACTAAATGGAAAATGGTGGCtctaccatggcctcaggtgccAGGCAACAGTGTGGGATGGATCAGAGCAGATACCACACCTCCACAGGACAAGGAATGTTCTCCTGGCTCAGCACTGTATCCCCAGAACCTGGTCGAGGTCCCTGGCTCTGCAAAGGACCTAGTGAGCATGTGCCAAATGAGAACACAGTAATGCTTAAGTTGGATAAGTGAGCATGAATTGACAGGacagatgaaaagagaaagaatgcctGAGGAAAAAGGATCTTATATAGCTCTGGGCTCACAAATTTAGTGTCAACCACAGTATGGAATACATAAGCAAATGAGAAATTCAGAATGGGCTGTCTGAATGTGCTTTGTAATGCACTCTAGGAAAGTGGCCACAATCTCATCACTATTTCCACTAGAAAATGACGTTACTTCAACTGTACTCACGGATATTTCTCCAGGGTGTGTGACTTCTTAAACGGGGAGCAGAGGTTCCTATTCTTCTGCAACAGATGACACAATAGGCACCAAGGGACATCCTGTGTAGGAAAGTAATGTAACAAGGGTAATTTGATTCTTCTGACCCTAAGGACATGTCACTATCACAGTGGGTAGCCGGCAGTTAGAAAActcaaaactgagaaaaaaaaaaaatctcaactcaGGGTTCTACTCTTGAAAACAAACCAGACTTTACTAGGATAAATTTTGCTGACTCTTACATTATTCAAGTTATATTCATAAGACAAAACTCACCAAAGCAAATACTGGGAAAGAGGTGGACATGGcagtaaagggggggggggggtcccaaCTTAACACTTATATTAAGGGCTTCATAAAACACCCATATAGGGTCAAAAACTGATGTGGTGCAGCAGGGAAGCTCCACTCCATAGGACAAGTGTGTCACTAACGTGTCACTGGGGCCACTAGTCTGGAAGCTTTAATGACAAGCTATAAATTATTATTCAAAGTATCACCTAGGGACAGGTTCTTAATAAAATGCAGATTCCTAGACATCTAATGTGTCTCTGCTCAGTGTCACAAGACTGAAACCACAGtgattttcttgtgtgtgtatatggggggGCATTTCCCTCATGTGGGTTTGAGGCAGAGTACAGTTCTTAACAGGTGATTGGCAAGATTCAGTTGCAATCTTCGGTTAAGACTGAAATCCTCATGGCTTTGCTGGTAATGATGGAGCCACTTAGCTCCTAGATTAGGGCCTCTGCAGACAGTCCACTACATTGCTGAAGTAACAACAGCTTGTCCCCTCCTTGACAGGTTATCTGTCACATCCTATGCTACTTTAAGGGTCTCTGCATGAATACAGTAGGCTTTCCCAGATAGGCGAAAATGAACTTTCCATTACACAGATTGGGAAGGGAATAACAGAAGGCAATGAGGAGccaatatgaccaaaatatattattatatccCTTATTATGTAAATAaggaacatttttgttttaaaaatctattcatGGTCTGTAAACCTAATTCTACTTGTAAAATTTCTCTtgctatacataaaatataatcacaGATTCCAGGGAATGTGACGTGTGcatttttttgggtggggggggggaggctgcaGCATTCAGCCTACCATAAGCAACCATGAGAATTGTGATACCAATTTTTATAGacatgttttcatatttattcagTAATACCCCAGGAGTGAGATTGCTGGGTCAGAAAATAATGTTCAATGTTTTTCAgcacattttttaagatttatttatttattatgtacagtgttctgtctacatgtatgcctatacaccagaagagggcaccagacctcattacagatggttgtgaaccaccatgtggttgctgggaattgaactcaggacctctggaagagcagccagtgctcttaacctctgagccatctctccagtccattttTCAGCACATTTTATATTTCACCCAGCAAAGCAAAGGGTTCCTATTGTCCAACATGATAACTGCTTTTAGATTTCTTAGTGGGTACACTACAGACCTCCCTACCAATCACTATGACATTTCCAGAAAACCATGCTGAAGACCTTTTCAAATGCATGTTAGCCGTTCATATATCCTTGAAGTATCTCTTCAAGTCTTCCGCTTGCTTATGTTGGCTATCAGTTCTTCATGTGTGCTGGAAGTTGAGTCTTCTATCAGATGTACTGCAGCTGTCCTCTCCACTGTCAGGACTTCACTATTTCCTTAAAACAACATTGTGatcagcagccccatagactctATTTTATCAATTCCGTCTCTTTTGTGGTTATTGAATTTTGTATCCTGAAAAACCACTGTGCAGATGATggcggtacacacctttgatcccagcacccaagagtcAAAGAGGCAgagtgatctctgagttcaaggccaacctggtctacaaagtggattgtaggatagccaaaactgttacacaaagaaaccccctCGAGGGGAGGGgggcaaaaagcaaacaaaaaattgccTACATCATGTCATCTTTTCTTATGATTCTAGGACAGTTTTGTGTTATACTTTATGTTTAAGTCTATGGTCCattccagctgggtggtggtacacgcctttaatcccagcactcaggaggcagaggcaggcagatctctgtgagttcaaggccagcctggtctacaagagctagttccaggagagcctcctggaacagagaaaccctgtgtgtgtgtgtgtgtgtgtgtgtgtgtgtgtgtgtgtgtgtgtgtaggggggacaacaacaacaaagtctaTGGTCCATTCCAAGttaattttcttaagatttaatttttgcatgcgtgtgcgtgcgtgcgtgcgtgtgtttgtgtaccacagTATGGTGACCTTGGAGGCCAAAaaaaggtatcagattccctggaactgaagctatGGGTgattgtgagtcatcatgtgggaaACAAACatgggtcctttgtaagagccaCCAGTGATCTTACCTGCTGCCAAGTTAAGTTTTTTATGTATTCTGACGATAAGTGAACTTTTTTCTATATGGAGACCCAATAGTTccaataaaatgttaaaacaatGTTCTTTTCACCAATGAGGTCACTCTGTACCTTCTTCAAAAGTCAACTGACTATATGTAACACAGGCCTATTTCTGGACTCCATGGCCCTGCTGACCTACTACTTTACTCTTAAATACATAGCACAGGAAGATTCATACTTGGCTAGAAACACCAAGTCTTGATGCCGGGTCATACGAAGCTCCAGTTTTgatccttttatttctttgagccAGGACCTTGCTATGTaacctggctggcctccaacttatgattcacctgcctcagcaTCCACAGAGACTGAATTCTAAGCTTCAGGCACCATGCCCTGCTTGCCCTTCATTTTCAGGAAGAGCTCTTCAAGATTCTTGCCTCTTCCACATAACTTTAGAGTCACTTTGTTGATATCTGTTTAACAGAGCTTTGGGGATCATTACTgtggcagaaagaaaacaaagcaaaaatgctTGGGAAGAGCAAACTTGGAGCAGTTTTAAAGGAGTGGGTACAGCATGAAAATGTGGACAAGAACAAGAGGGGAAAGTATGAGGGAccagggctggcgagatggctccgCAAATAAGGCACTTGCTTGTTGCCATGCCTGGTGAACCGAGTTCCATCCCAGGGATCCACATGCTGGAAGAGAACCGACTccttcaaattgtcctctgacctctccactcgtgcactgtggcacatgcatgccaccCCCAACCTACGTTTGTGagggcataaataaataaatataatacaaaaaattgtagggctggagagatggctcagacgttaagaacgccgactgctcttccagaggtcctgagttcaattcccagcaaccacatggtggctcccaaccatccattaagagatctggtgccctcttctggtgtgcagatatacacgggagcagaatgttgtatacataataagtaaataaacttttttttttaaaaaaagatcattgttcttaaaaaaaatttaaagaaattcgAAGAACCGAGAGAGGGCAATAAGTGTGAAGCAAAAATTAGCATGAGCTTAAATGTGGACATATAATGACCAAGAAACTACAACTACCTTCTGCGTCAATTGCTGAGAACCCAACTCCATTAAGACTAcagatcaggggctggagagatggctaggcagTTAAGAGTACAGACTGGTCTTCcacaggaccagagttcaatttccagcatccacatggcagttcacaactgtctctaactccaacaTCCGTCAccctcactcagacatacatgcaggcaaaataccgatgcaaataaaaaatttaattaattaaaaaagagtaCAGATCCGAATTTGGGAGTGAGATTAACTTCAGAACTTTCCCGAGGCCTTCACCTTGAAATGACGGTTACAGGGTTTAGAGACCTATCAACATTCCAACTACTCAGTCTCCCAGGTCAGAGAAGAGCAAGATGTGGCATGAAAGACACAGGTGTGGCTCATGAGATCACAGAGCCCGGAAGGGCTCACCTGCACGCAGGTGCTCTACTCCAAGCCTTTGGAGCAAGCAGAGAAGCGCAGCGATCACTCAAGGGCCAGAACCAGGCCCTAAGGGCCGCGGCAGGTCACCGGGTCCCTCCGAGGCCGTGCGACCTTATGGGGCGCCCTCCCCTCCCACAGCTGTCGCGACGCCCTTGCCCGCCCACGAGACCGCCCGCCTGCCCGTCCTACCTGCCGGCGCATGAACTCGGCTCCGGGTGGACACGGCCGGCTGCACAACCCACCCTCCGCTGCCACTAGCAACCCGGGCTCTCCCCCAGCGGCAGGAGGCACGTGACCCCCCCCCCGCGTTTGGCCCCGCCCTCTAACCCCGCCCCCAGCCAATCGCCCCACCCACTAGGGTGTCGCGGGCGCGATGACGCGCGGCGCAGGCGCAGTGGCGACGCCACGACGGTTCTTGGGCGTGTGGGTGGAGGAGAGCTGCAGGCTCTGAGCCGCTTGGAAAAGTAGGTTGCGTGGGACTGGTCGGCAAAacggaggggaggaagagaaaaaagccTCCCGGTCCCGGGGCGGGTCGGAGTCGCGCACCCTTCTTAAGGCCTGTGGTGTGGGGGACGCGGGGCCGTCACGCATTGCATCAGGGTTTTCCTGCAGAGGAAGGTTCCCATGCCTGGGTGTAGACACTACAGGGATCCTTTGCTTGGCTCTCACTCAGGGCCCTTCCTCTGCAGATCTTTGGAGGATGTAGTATGTGGACCAAAAGAACACAAGCTCTAGAGACCTAGATGTTTGTAAATTAAAATTACCCACTCTGACCAGTTACTTGGTCTCATCGGTAAAGTGAGGTTGTGGATCACTGTTATTTTGATGCAGCCCCCTTTTCAGAACTACTGTGTTGTGATTTCCCCGTAATCTTGCCTTTGAATCGTTCTCCtggatataaaaagaaaacatttgaataaCGAACTCACTTAACACCCGTGTTGGGTTTCTTGATTTGGAGTaatggaccttttttttttttttttttttttttttttttttttttttgagtcccagtctctatgtagcccagcctggtcccGGCTTCAATGCGTACACCACCCGCAGCGGGTTGGTGCTTACTTTTTAAGGATTAATTAACCATGAGTAAAATCTGTTTGCAAATAGGATTTGTgcaatatttattaatattccaAATAGTCTGCTTTAGCGGGACTATCAGTATGCCTTAATGTTAGTTTTTTAATACTGACATTCTTCATTTCATCTTAGATGTAAATCCCCAAAGTAGATTGAAATTTTTGGATTTTTATGTCACtttatcctttttaaattaaatttatttattttagcattCTTGACTTCGTCTGCACCACCTGCCTGGGAGAAGATGGTCAACGTTTTGAAAGGAGTGCTTATAGAATGGTTCGTAGTTTTAAGACTTAGTGGATCTTGCTATGTATATATGcctttttcaaaattttgttttgcaaGGCTTCAACTTTGAATTTCCATAGGTTTTCTTTGTAAGTGGGACAGACTTTGTTGCTAAGTTTTCTTGCTGATGTTACATTTCATTGTCTGTTAAATTAATGTAATTAGCGTTATTTCCAACCATTTTTTGATCAGAGATTATGTGTGCTAAATTACCCTTATTAGGAAAACTgttaggctgggcagtggtgacgaacacctttgatcccagcactctgtaggcaaaggcaagcagatttttgagttcaaagccagccttgtctacagagcaagttgccgGACAGGCTCCAGAGAGAGTGTGTTTTTATTCTCAAGCCATCAGCACTTGCCTAGATTAAGGTTTAGAAGAATTCAGGAAGGTGAGGcaggccattaatcccagcactcaggatataGAATCAGGCCGATCTCttaggagttcgaggccagcctagtttacatagtgagtttcaggccaatcAAAGCTGTATAGTGaaaacttgtctttaaaaaaaaaagtaacaaataaaataatacaggAACTTGGTTAAGTCTTTGCCACTACAGAATGTGCTCCCTGAAAAGAAATGAGAGCCAATCAGAGCAGGTTTTTAAACTCCTTAGCATAGCTTccagaatagaagaaagaacccACAATAGTTTCTTGAGCTGAGTTTCTCGAAGTTTCCTGAAATAGAGGCCTTTGTTGTCCCCCCTTTCTCAGCCTTGAACTCTTTGTTCAGCTCTTCCTTGTTGGAAGCCCTGTTCTCTAGATACTCACTCCCTTCATCGGAGATGCTcctgtcttcttttctgtttccatattGTGAATTATTGTATAGATGGTGGTGATGCTTTTCCTGTGATGGCAAAGCTGAGGAAGTAGCAAGGTCAAATCTTAGGAAACCTGCAACGTTTGTAGCAGCACTCTACATTGGAAATACAGTTTAAGCCACATACATAGTCTTAAATTTTCTAGTAACTACATTAAAGTGTGAAATGAAACAGGTGAAGTATTTAACCCAGATGCCCCAAGTTagtgttatttttatgtatatgtgtgattgtCTGcatctgtgcctggtgcctgaggcaATCAGTCAAGGGCATTGGATCTGGAGTCAGGAacaggctgtgagccaccatatgggtgctgggaactgaacctgggtcctctgcaagagcaacaaacacTGAATCATCTATCCAGTCCCATGTACTAAGTCTTCAAAAACACCTTCAAAGTCAGATATCTATTTTACAACATATCAAATACTCGGTAGTAACACATGATTCGTGGGCTGCCATAGGGATATAATGCAGATGTAGACTTTGAGAAGATGAGATTCTAACAaagtcagttaaaaaaaaaaaaaaaacaactgttgaGGTAGGAGGGAATCTAGCAGGAAATAGTTCAGGAAGATAAAGGGCTGAACCAAAAGACGTGGAATGAGGCTCTCCAAGGCTACTGCCCCTGGAGTCTGGGTTTCTGCAGTACTAAGTCCCAGCTGGGATGTGGGAAAGGCAGGAAGGCTTACAATGAAGCTGTTACAGGACACAGCTGAAGTGGAGGGATAACGTGCCATCGGCAAACGTTTTTAGGACATTGGCAACATCGATCAGCCCTGAGGTGAGTGCCACAACACTCCTTGGGTCCGGTGATTTAAGCTCTTCACTGAATTGTGTAAATCCCTTTCATTCAGAAAAACGTAGACACACTAGGAGTGATAACCATTTAGCAGTTGCTGTTTTAGCACCTCTTAGCAGGGAATTACTGAGAGTAGTTGGCGTCGGCTGTGAATGCATTGAGCTTAAGCAATAGCAAAATAATCCACATCACTGAGGTAGATCacagtttcattatttttactattatgtCCTCTGGTTTATCCTTATTACTGTATTACATTTAGAACTGACTGAATTTACAAAACAGCTATCATCCCACTGTGTGAAGTGCAAGAAAACTGTGTGTGATTTTcataggctgttttgagattgtTGTAGAACTTGAGACAGCCAAGGACAGAAGGGCTTGGAGAGTGAAGTGGGGCTAAGGTCACTACTGAAGTACCCGAGGCGCCTTGTTTGCTGGGAAAGGAGGTAGCAGCTTGGTTTTAGAGCACTACACTTCACTGGTGACCTTTGccagtccctctctccctcctaccATCTGCCAGTTATCCCTCATCCACATAAATGTGTGGGAGGAGAGGGGTTGAGTCTGAGATGCAAGGGCTCTGATTTTCCTGCCCTGTGGGCCCTTTGTCTATTTGTCAGCCTTTGGAAGAAGCCTGTTACACTGGCTCTGTCCACCCCCATGGGCTTCTAGAGtagcctcttcttccctttttgtttctcCCTGTGCTCTGTCAGTAAGTATGGACATTGCTTTTTAAATCCATTAAGGAAGCTATAGGTCTAAGTCCTATTAAACTGCAAAGGGATAGCCATATTCTCTCTTCTTGTGacaagttgttttttaaaaacctttctcTTGAAGTTGTCCTAACTCGACTTCTAACATGAAGTCATGGCTACAAATCACTAATACtttaagagagaaaataagacattggATAATAGTTCTGAACTTAAAAATTCATCACGATCAGATGTAACTGTTTGGTCTTTGTGGTGCGGTTGACCACAGGATGCCCTATACTCTGTTTGTCTCCACAGCGATCCTGCCATGAAGCAGTTCTTGCTGTACTTGGATGAGTCCAATGCCTTGGGGAAGAAGTTCATCATTCAAGATATTGATGACACACATGTGTTTGTCATTGCGGAGCTGGTCAATGTCCTCCAGGAGCGAGTAGGGGAACTGATGGACCAGAATGCCTTTTCTCTTACCCAGAAGTGAAAATACTAGCTGCTGAGCATGTGGGAATTACAAACCACAGACATGAGAGAGGCCCCATTCAGAGTCTCCTACAGTGTGTAGACATTTCATGAGCATTTTGTGGGGAAGGCTGCAGGGCCATTGATTCAGACAAAAGCCCCAACTGATTTTTTTGAAGAAGAACTAACAATTGGCTGCAATTTGGCTTTTATTATTCCTTATTAAAACAATCATAATTGTGCTGGTtcgatggttcagttggtaaaggcccttgccaccaagtctgacagcctgaatttgatcccagggAAGGGAAGAGCTCCCACAGTTGTCTCCTGACTTCCCTGTGTGTACCTCCCTCCCACACAAATAAGTAAACctaattaataatcataaatggttcccctacctttttttttttaacaccaaTTAAATACACCAGAAAAATAGTGGAGTTTGGTTAAATTGTCTTTGTAACTGAGGTGTTATTAATTTTGCCTGTTCCCGTGAAGTGTGCACTTTTGTACTGCAGATTTAGAAACGAGTGGGAAAGAAGCTCTGCTTTGAGGCTGTACTTTTCCGTTTTTCACACTGTGTTGGTGACATTTTCCTCGTGTGCCCATGCAGAAAGAGATGtagcagaagtgtgtgtgtgtgtgtgtgtgtgtgtgtgtgtgtgtgtgtgtgtacaataacTGCCGGGAAGATACCTGCAGTTATCTTAATACTTGGAGAGGAAGTTAGAAGACTTGCACGTGGTTGAACTCTTAGGTCATCAGAAACTATATGTaaacaaaatatgtattataatgctccaaaccaaaaaatgcaGTGAGATCAGCATTAATGGGGTAAATGTATTTTTATCCATGTGCTCTAAATTCAGCTAAATCAAGTATTACACTCTATGCTGTTTGGCAGTCTGCTTCAGTGtacttttccaaaaaaaaaaaaaaaaaagaaaggaattcaaagcataaaacaaaatacaggGTTGGGCTTGGTGGTATACCCTGTTAATCTGGCATTCAGCAtgtagaggcagatagatctcttaaATTTGAGGCTgtcctagtctacatagagagttccaggctagtcagggccacatagtgagaccctgtctcaaaaatcaaaaataatccATATGATTTCATAGGTTACATTAAAAATtgatgcctttaaccccagcacttgggaagctttggcaggcaaatctctgagttcaaggccagcctggtctacagaattgagtgccaggacagccaaggctatacagaaaaagtctgtctcaaaaagcaaaacaaaaattcactTCCAAAGTGTTGAGAAATGAAGTTTACTTGTCTTCCTATTagacctttctttgtttttaagtagtAATAGAGAGCGGGCCAGTGGTCggggaacacctttaatcccagtcctcaggaggtagaggcaggtaggtagatctctgtgagttcaaggccatcctgctttacaagagctagttccaggacagctaggtctacacaaaccctgtctcaaaaacaccctaaaaaaaaaaaacaaaacaaaaagacacctACAGTATGTCTGATGGCTTTTCCAGAGAATATCAGATCACGAGACTCTGATGTAATCTAGGGTTATTAGTATCTCAATGGTTGATGTGATGGCATTACTGGGAGTGGTGGGACTGAGTTGGATGAAGGTCACTGGAAGTGTGTCCTTGGATTGTCTGCCCTGGCCTCTTCTGGATTCCCTGTTCCTGCTTCCTGTCCAAAGGGAAGCCAAGAACCATGTGCTCCTGCAGGAGGTTCTGCACAAGTGCAGGGGGCCCCAGAGACCACAGGCTGAACCCTGTTCTCTCAATTAC
This DNA window, taken from Cricetulus griseus strain 17A/GY chromosome 2, alternate assembly CriGri-PICRH-1.0, whole genome shotgun sequence, encodes the following:
- the Gtf2h5 gene encoding general transcription factor IIH subunit 5; this encodes MVNVLKGVLIECDPAMKQFLLYLDESNALGKKFIIQDIDDTHVFVIAELVNVLQERVGELMDQNAFSLTQK